One genomic window of Actinoplanes lobatus includes the following:
- a CDS encoding questin oxidase family protein produces the protein MANATLDEVYERLCDTGPEFDGWLSNHAPMAAEALIHHGHADRVHRWLDDYRRNLEPRPRGISPIGADEWPAALGDPTRTGDWLNFFEREMTTDPWPDVLARWWPRLLPGIAAGATHGVIRVGHAVRALLTPPGSALPAAGRIAELGQALAYWAARWQPMALPGSGPYRTTDPRSALDTVPRVPDQRFGIRSRLAQLAGLPAWPGVPAGPSPAPVGSPTVPFLNGRDPVPAGPPTVGEIPSAARLLAADNNTVHDRILAIIEAAVVRQAGYGYANPVMLVHAATAPTAVLRTLPALPGALHLPSLAAAWAATAAVTSAYAPEQPRPVTPRPGTGPEDLMAYAADNGDAHAIKLADAAIEAGDAEALACAYRALERFAP, from the coding sequence ATGGCGAACGCGACCCTTGACGAGGTGTACGAGCGGCTGTGCGACACCGGGCCGGAGTTCGACGGCTGGCTGTCCAACCACGCGCCGATGGCGGCCGAGGCCCTGATCCACCACGGCCACGCCGACCGGGTGCACCGCTGGCTCGACGACTACCGCCGCAACCTGGAGCCCCGCCCGCGCGGCATCAGCCCGATCGGCGCCGACGAGTGGCCGGCCGCGCTCGGCGATCCCACCCGCACCGGCGACTGGCTGAACTTCTTCGAACGCGAGATGACCACGGACCCGTGGCCCGACGTGCTGGCCCGCTGGTGGCCGCGGCTGCTGCCGGGCATCGCCGCGGGCGCCACCCACGGCGTGATCCGGGTGGGCCACGCGGTCCGCGCCCTCCTCACCCCACCCGGCTCGGCACTCCCGGCTGCCGGCCGGATCGCCGAACTGGGGCAGGCGCTGGCGTACTGGGCCGCCCGTTGGCAACCGATGGCCCTGCCCGGTTCGGGCCCGTACCGGACAACCGACCCACGCTCCGCCCTGGACACGGTCCCGCGCGTGCCGGACCAGCGCTTCGGGATCCGCTCCCGGCTGGCCCAACTCGCCGGCCTCCCGGCCTGGCCCGGCGTCCCCGCAGGCCCTTCTCCGGCACCGGTCGGCTCTCCCACCGTGCCGTTCCTGAACGGCCGCGACCCGGTGCCCGCCGGGCCGCCGACTGTCGGCGAGATCCCGTCGGCGGCGCGGCTTCTCGCCGCCGACAACAACACGGTGCACGACCGGATTCTCGCCATCATCGAAGCAGCGGTAGTCCGGCAGGCGGGTTACGGCTATGCCAACCCGGTCATGCTGGTGCACGCCGCCACCGCCCCGACCGCGGTGCTGCGCACGCTGCCCGCCCTGCCGGGCGCGCTGCACCTGCCGAGCCTGGCCGCCGCATGGGCCGCGACCGCCGCGGTCACCTCGGCGTACGCCCCGGAGCAGCCGAGACCGGTGACTCCGCGCCCCGGCACCGGTCCGGAAGACCTGATGGCGTACGCCGCCGACAACGGCGACGCGCACGCCATCAAACTCGCCGACGCGGCCATCGAGGCGGGCGACGCCGAAGCCCTCGCCTGTGCCTACCGAGCCCTGGAACGCTTCGCCCCGTGA
- a CDS encoding M48 family metalloprotease: MTVLVATGTYAGTLLFFEFFGLTWLAGVRECLAGLDPRPLPDTEVLAQQQRFVACTAPLERPRAVAALTGGAAVLALALGLALVLPRVYLQRLGKLRPPPPRWPEAMARIAPVFFLTAPPRVWLGPGDLLEAFTIKRGRTPEVIMPAGARRRSDAEVAALLGHEAAHVAAGDVRLVWLTRGMRWALPMVAVLPFPQVVLWLVTVREMSPLDWQALWMWIEYTVRTMMLLVAAWVLAARINRAREHEADALTAAAGGRAGLAALLSRATEEPVPLRERISAAHPSHARRRRFIDRTDGAAPYGWPDEMVAGILATTVLVTSYQVTNPGLVGTPIGGWINMIDAGLAGLLITATCGLSWWRRAYRHPALGWRRQRPVLAMLAGVPVGMLTGVSQTRADGAAGSYINWWSLLTVPLAVAAATAISVSLAHRWAGDRRRPGLLTPVLVNTVLFGLAYWLGSGGAITFVQHGPGKFLLIATTAPWALFLAAALAAGAIFAWRMPHRRRPLLFSAVAAAAAATVVRLLAPRPAVPEVPNADAWIDLWSAAAAGLAVVLAILALARAEDFAATLYASVIATVAASAVIYLHQFGDWVFPVGRAVHVVVYPLAVLATGIAVVALLLPLLPARSSRSTTRAWPPAVLAALFAAAMTAGLIHVAGALHYSPLVFRG, translated from the coding sequence ATGACCGTTCTGGTCGCCACCGGCACCTATGCCGGCACCCTGCTCTTCTTCGAGTTCTTCGGCCTCACCTGGCTGGCCGGCGTCCGTGAGTGTCTCGCCGGCTTGGATCCGCGCCCACTGCCCGATACGGAGGTCCTCGCTCAGCAGCAGCGTTTCGTCGCCTGTACCGCACCTCTGGAGCGCCCGCGGGCGGTAGCCGCGCTGACCGGCGGGGCGGCGGTTCTGGCTCTCGCTCTCGGTCTGGCCCTGGTGCTTCCCCGGGTCTATCTGCAACGCCTGGGCAAGCTGCGACCGCCGCCGCCTCGGTGGCCGGAGGCGATGGCCCGGATCGCACCCGTCTTCTTCCTCACGGCGCCCCCGCGGGTGTGGCTGGGCCCGGGTGATCTGCTCGAGGCCTTCACCATCAAGCGTGGCCGGACACCCGAGGTGATCATGCCGGCGGGGGCACGCCGGAGATCCGACGCCGAGGTCGCCGCCCTTCTCGGGCACGAGGCCGCGCACGTGGCCGCGGGTGATGTCCGGCTGGTCTGGCTGACCCGGGGCATGCGCTGGGCTCTGCCGATGGTGGCTGTCCTGCCGTTTCCCCAGGTCGTCCTCTGGCTGGTGACCGTTCGCGAGATGTCGCCACTGGACTGGCAGGCGCTGTGGATGTGGATCGAGTACACCGTGCGGACCATGATGCTGCTGGTGGCCGCCTGGGTGCTCGCGGCCCGGATCAACAGGGCCCGCGAACACGAGGCGGATGCCCTGACCGCTGCGGCCGGTGGCCGTGCCGGCCTCGCCGCCCTGCTCAGCCGGGCCACTGAGGAGCCGGTGCCGTTGCGCGAGCGGATCTCCGCCGCCCATCCCTCACACGCCAGGCGCCGGCGTTTCATCGACCGGACGGACGGCGCGGCGCCGTACGGCTGGCCCGATGAGATGGTCGCCGGGATCCTCGCGACGACCGTCCTGGTGACCTCCTACCAGGTGACCAACCCCGGATTGGTCGGCACGCCGATCGGCGGCTGGATCAACATGATCGACGCCGGGCTCGCCGGGTTGCTGATCACGGCCACTTGTGGACTGTCCTGGTGGCGCCGGGCCTATCGCCATCCCGCGCTGGGGTGGCGCCGCCAGCGGCCGGTTCTCGCCATGCTCGCCGGGGTGCCGGTCGGCATGCTCACCGGTGTGAGCCAGACGCGTGCCGACGGCGCCGCGGGGTCGTACATCAACTGGTGGAGTCTGCTGACCGTGCCGCTCGCGGTCGCGGCCGCCACAGCGATCAGTGTCAGTTTGGCTCACCGGTGGGCCGGAGACCGGCGGAGACCGGGACTACTGACACCCGTGCTGGTCAACACCGTTCTCTTCGGGCTCGCCTACTGGTTGGGCAGCGGCGGAGCGATCACCTTCGTCCAGCACGGTCCCGGAAAGTTTCTGCTGATCGCGACCACCGCGCCGTGGGCCCTGTTCCTGGCCGCCGCGCTCGCTGCCGGCGCGATCTTCGCGTGGCGGATGCCGCATCGACGGAGGCCGCTGCTGTTCTCGGCAGTGGCCGCGGCCGCCGCCGCTACCGTCGTGCGCCTGCTGGCCCCGCGGCCCGCGGTGCCGGAAGTGCCGAACGCGGACGCTTGGATCGATCTGTGGTCGGCCGCGGCGGCCGGACTCGCGGTCGTCCTCGCGATCCTGGCGCTGGCCCGTGCCGAGGATTTCGCCGCCACCCTGTACGCGTCCGTGATCGCCACCGTCGCCGCCTCGGCGGTGATCTACCTCCATCAGTTCGGCGACTGGGTATTCCCCGTAGGCCGGGCCGTCCACGTCGTGGTGTACCCCCTCGCGGTTCTGGCCACCGGCATCGCCGTGGTCGCACTTCTCCTGCCACTGCTGCCCGCACGGTCTAGCCGCTCAACGACACGGGCATGGCCGCCGGCCGTGCTGGCAGCTCTCTTCGCGGCCGCCATGACCGCCGGCCTGATCCACGTCGCCGGCGCGCTGCACTACTCGCCGCTCGTCTTCCGAGGCTGA
- a CDS encoding NADP-dependent oxidoreductase — protein MSRAVSFTRFGGTDVLEVITAEPGDPGEGEVLVEVRAAGLNPVESAIRGGFLEAVYPTTFPARQGKDVAGVVRFVGAGVTGFADGDEVIGLTSVPGTHAEHVIVPAAQLAARPAGVGWEVAGALPTAGAAAYAAVHAVAPVSGDTVVVANAAGGVGSLATQLARFTGAIVIGLAGPAHHDWLRDHGIVPVAYGDGVEQRIKETSGGRVDAFIDAFGAPYVELALSLGVRPERINTLADFTAAREHGVHARGSNHVSVPEVLADLAALHARGDLDIPVEAVYPLDRVADAYRHLERRHTLGKVVLTP, from the coding sequence ATGTCACGAGCTGTCAGCTTCACCCGGTTCGGCGGAACCGACGTCCTGGAGGTGATCACCGCCGAGCCGGGTGACCCCGGCGAGGGCGAGGTGCTGGTGGAGGTTCGTGCCGCGGGCCTGAACCCGGTCGAGTCCGCCATCCGCGGCGGGTTCCTCGAGGCGGTCTATCCGACCACCTTCCCGGCCCGGCAGGGCAAGGACGTGGCCGGTGTGGTCAGGTTTGTCGGGGCCGGGGTCACCGGCTTCGCCGACGGCGACGAGGTGATCGGCCTCACCTCCGTTCCCGGCACGCATGCTGAGCACGTCATCGTGCCGGCCGCCCAACTGGCCGCCCGTCCGGCCGGGGTCGGGTGGGAGGTGGCGGGCGCCCTGCCCACCGCGGGCGCCGCCGCGTACGCCGCGGTCCATGCCGTGGCCCCGGTTTCCGGTGACACCGTCGTGGTGGCGAACGCGGCCGGCGGCGTCGGCTCCCTCGCCACCCAGCTGGCCAGGTTCACCGGCGCGATCGTGATCGGCCTGGCCGGGCCGGCACACCACGACTGGCTGCGCGACCACGGCATCGTCCCGGTCGCGTACGGCGACGGTGTCGAGCAGCGGATCAAGGAGACCTCCGGCGGCCGGGTCGACGCGTTCATCGACGCGTTCGGCGCGCCCTACGTGGAGCTGGCCCTGTCCCTGGGTGTGCGCCCCGAGCGGATCAACACGCTGGCCGATTTCACGGCCGCCCGGGAGCACGGCGTCCACGCGCGGGGCAGCAACCACGTGTCCGTTCCCGAGGTGCTCGCCGACCTGGCCGCCCTGCACGCCCGGGGCGACCTGGACATTCCGGTGGAGGCGGTCTACCCGCTGGACCGGGTCGCCGACGCCTACCGGCACCTGGAGCGCCGCCACACTCTCGGCAAGGTCGTCCTGACCCCGTGA
- a CDS encoding helix-turn-helix transcriptional regulator → MNRRELADFLRRSRERLKPSDVGLADDGRRRTPGLRREEVAMLAAMSADYYMRLEQARGPQPSTQVLAPLARALRLSEDERDHLYLLAGHRPPAGRQAGDRVRPGLLFLLDRLVDTPAQILTDIGDLLEQNSLAEALFGGVCPTRQEERNIVWRWFTDPAHREEYPPEDRDHWSRVHAADLRAAAARRGDDPVVSDLVRRLRQVSAEFDELWRRHEVGVRRTGRLRLKHPSVGLIDLECEQLLSPAEDQHLMLYTAQPGSPNFEQLRLLRVLGGERFVQAAGPDQPGGSVAAVHGQAVAWLGGMG, encoded by the coding sequence ATGAATCGCCGTGAACTCGCCGACTTCCTTCGCCGTAGCAGGGAGCGGCTCAAACCCTCCGATGTGGGCCTTGCCGACGACGGCCGCCGTCGCACGCCAGGGCTGCGCCGCGAGGAGGTGGCGATGCTCGCCGCGATGTCCGCCGACTACTACATGCGCCTCGAACAGGCGCGCGGTCCACAACCGTCGACGCAGGTGCTGGCCCCGCTGGCCCGCGCGTTGCGGTTGTCCGAGGACGAGCGCGACCATCTTTACCTGCTCGCCGGTCACCGCCCACCCGCCGGGCGGCAGGCGGGCGATCGTGTCCGGCCCGGTCTGCTGTTCCTGCTCGACCGGCTCGTCGACACCCCGGCGCAGATCCTCACCGACATCGGCGACCTGCTGGAGCAGAACAGCCTGGCCGAGGCGCTGTTCGGAGGCGTCTGCCCGACCCGGCAGGAGGAGCGCAACATCGTCTGGCGGTGGTTCACCGACCCCGCCCACCGTGAGGAGTACCCGCCGGAGGACCGTGACCACTGGAGCCGGGTGCACGCCGCTGATCTGCGGGCCGCCGCGGCCCGGCGTGGCGATGACCCGGTGGTGTCCGACCTGGTGCGGCGGCTGCGGCAGGTCAGCGCCGAGTTCGACGAGCTGTGGAGGCGGCACGAGGTCGGAGTGCGGCGCACCGGCAGGCTGCGGCTGAAACACCCGAGCGTCGGGCTGATCGACCTCGAGTGCGAGCAGTTGCTGTCCCCGGCGGAGGACCAGCACCTGATGCTCTACACCGCCCAGCCGGGCAGCCCCAACTTCGAGCAGCTGCGCCTGCTTCGCGTGCTCGGCGGTGAGCGCTTCGTTCAAGCTGCCGGCCCGGATCAGCCCGGCGGCAGCGTTGCGGCCGTGCACGGCCAGGCGGTCGCGTGGCTCGGCGGGATGGGGTAG
- a CDS encoding aldo/keto reductase, giving the protein MTDSTVPTYPLGATGMELSATGLGAWVMGGSDWEYAWGPQDDADSIATIHRAVESGVNWIDTAAAYGLGHSERIVGRAVAGLPERDRPYLFTKAGLVWDDPRQRHMPPRKLMTAASVRRELEGSLIRLGVDHIDLYQVHWPGDGRLLAFGDDPGSEPVGATPMEDYWQTMADLRQEGKVRAIGLSNHGVDDLRRAEKVAHVDAIQPPFSALARQSADEIAWAAGHGTGVIAYQPMHSGLLTGAFDAARVAALPENDWRRGHPDFTARLDSNLLVVEALRRVAARHGVPVAAAAVAWTLAWPGVTGAIVGARRPEQIAGWLPAAALTLTDADLDEVAAAIVTAGAGSGPSRP; this is encoded by the coding sequence GGGCCTGGGTGATGGGCGGCAGCGACTGGGAGTACGCCTGGGGCCCGCAGGACGACGCCGACTCGATCGCCACCATCCACCGGGCCGTCGAGTCCGGGGTGAACTGGATCGACACCGCCGCCGCCTATGGGCTGGGCCACTCCGAGCGGATCGTCGGCCGGGCCGTGGCCGGCCTTCCGGAGCGCGACCGTCCCTATCTGTTCACCAAGGCCGGCCTGGTCTGGGACGATCCGCGGCAGCGCCACATGCCCCCGCGCAAGCTGATGACCGCCGCGAGTGTGCGCCGTGAGCTGGAGGGTTCGCTGATCCGGCTCGGCGTCGACCACATCGACCTCTACCAGGTGCACTGGCCCGGCGACGGCCGGCTGCTGGCCTTCGGCGACGATCCCGGCTCCGAGCCGGTCGGTGCCACCCCGATGGAGGATTACTGGCAGACCATGGCCGACCTGCGGCAGGAAGGCAAAGTCCGGGCCATCGGCCTGTCCAACCACGGCGTCGACGACCTGCGACGGGCCGAGAAGGTGGCGCACGTGGACGCGATCCAGCCGCCCTTCTCGGCGCTGGCCCGGCAGTCGGCCGACGAGATCGCCTGGGCAGCCGGCCACGGCACCGGGGTCATCGCCTACCAGCCGATGCACTCCGGTCTGCTGACCGGCGCCTTCGACGCGGCGCGGGTGGCGGCGCTGCCGGAGAACGACTGGCGGCGCGGGCATCCCGACTTCACCGCACGCCTGGACAGCAACCTGCTGGTGGTCGAGGCCCTGCGGCGGGTGGCCGCCCGGCACGGCGTCCCGGTGGCGGCGGCGGCCGTCGCCTGGACGCTGGCCTGGCCCGGGGTGACCGGTGCGATCGTCGGTGCCCGGCGCCCGGAGCAGATCGCCGGATGGCTCCCCGCGGCGGCTCTCACCCTGACCGACGCCGACCTGGACGAGGTGGCGGCCGCGATCGTCACGGCCGGGGCGGGCTCCGGCCCCAGCCGGCCCTGA